A window of the Halobacteriovorax sp. HLS genome harbors these coding sequences:
- the fusA gene encoding elongation factor G, which translates to MSSDQISKIRNIGIMAHIDAGKTTTTERILYYTGKSHKIGEVHDGAATMDWMVQEQERGITITSAATTCTWEKQIINIIDTPGHVDFTIEVERALRVLDGAVGVFDAVSGVEPQSETVWAQADKYNVPRIAFVNKMDRVGADFQNCLEEIREKLGKTAAAIQLPIGVEDDFQGMIDLVEMKGLFFSTDNLGATVEIKDIPAELEDEAAMAREELIESLCDYDDDLAEAYLGGEELATEKIKETIRTAVIEKGFIPVLCGSAFKNKGVQPLLDAICAYLPSPIDRGEVIGVSAKDTEKEEKRKPDTEDLFSGLAFKIASDPFVGMIHYVRIYSGVLKQGATIYNPLKKKKERVTKILQMHADKRTELAEAKAGDIVALSGLKDTITGDTVCDNHKPIIYDLMEFPESVISIAIEPKTTADEKKLMEALERLKLEDPSFTYSNNKETGQLLIFGMGELHLEIIADRLEREFKVGVRIGKPQVSYRESVTGSAQAESTFDKEYGGKLQFGHVTLKVEPADCQSGIEFHSNITKRELPQEFIEAIEKSIRDTAPGGAMAGYAFINVKVTLLSAAYREESSSEVAYIIAASAAFRDACQKAGVGLLEPVMALEVVTPVDYTGDVISDINMKRGKVLAMNVKQNKEVVEAEVPLAEMFGYSTDLRSKTQGRASFAMNFDKYESIPLELAKVILEKKGIYI; encoded by the coding sequence ATGAGCTCCGATCAAATAAGTAAAATTCGAAATATTGGTATAATGGCACATATAGATGCTGGAAAAACCACAACCACCGAAAGGATTCTTTACTACACAGGAAAGAGTCATAAGATTGGTGAAGTTCATGATGGCGCTGCTACTATGGACTGGATGGTACAAGAGCAAGAAAGGGGTATTACAATAACCTCTGCTGCGACGACATGTACCTGGGAAAAACAAATAATAAACATAATCGATACTCCTGGTCACGTTGACTTCACTATAGAAGTTGAAAGGGCCCTGAGAGTATTAGACGGTGCTGTTGGTGTTTTTGATGCCGTTTCTGGTGTAGAGCCACAGTCTGAAACAGTTTGGGCACAGGCCGATAAATATAATGTTCCTCGAATTGCATTTGTTAATAAGATGGATAGAGTAGGGGCAGACTTTCAAAATTGCCTAGAAGAAATAAGAGAAAAGCTTGGAAAAACTGCTGCAGCAATTCAATTGCCTATTGGTGTTGAAGACGACTTTCAAGGAATGATCGATCTTGTAGAGATGAAGGGTTTATTTTTTAGTACAGATAACCTTGGTGCTACAGTAGAAATTAAAGATATCCCTGCAGAACTCGAAGATGAAGCCGCTATGGCCAGAGAAGAATTAATCGAATCATTATGTGACTATGATGACGACTTAGCTGAGGCATATTTAGGTGGTGAAGAATTAGCAACTGAAAAAATTAAAGAGACAATTAGAACTGCTGTTATTGAAAAAGGATTTATTCCTGTTCTATGTGGTTCTGCTTTTAAGAATAAAGGAGTTCAGCCTTTACTAGATGCAATTTGTGCATACTTACCATCTCCAATTGATCGAGGTGAAGTTATTGGTGTGAGCGCTAAAGATACTGAAAAAGAAGAGAAGAGAAAACCTGATACTGAAGATCTATTTAGCGGCTTAGCATTTAAAATTGCTAGTGACCCATTTGTAGGAATGATTCATTATGTTCGTATCTACTCTGGAGTTTTAAAGCAAGGTGCAACGATTTATAATCCTCTCAAAAAGAAAAAAGAAAGAGTGACTAAAATTTTGCAAATGCATGCAGATAAAAGAACAGAGCTTGCTGAAGCTAAGGCAGGAGACATTGTCGCTCTATCTGGCCTAAAAGATACTATTACTGGTGATACAGTTTGCGATAATCATAAGCCAATAATTTATGATCTTATGGAATTTCCTGAATCAGTAATCTCTATTGCTATTGAGCCTAAAACTACTGCTGATGAAAAAAAGTTGATGGAGGCCCTCGAAAGATTAAAGCTTGAGGACCCTTCATTTACTTATAGTAATAATAAGGAAACCGGACAACTTCTTATATTTGGTATGGGTGAGCTGCATTTAGAGATTATTGCAGATAGATTAGAAAGGGAATTTAAAGTTGGTGTGAGAATTGGTAAACCACAAGTTTCGTATAGAGAAAGTGTAACAGGTTCTGCTCAAGCAGAATCAACATTTGATAAAGAGTATGGTGGGAAATTACAATTTGGCCATGTCACTCTAAAAGTTGAGCCTGCTGATTGCCAAAGTGGTATTGAGTTTCACTCCAATATTACTAAGAGAGAACTACCTCAAGAATTTATTGAAGCCATCGAGAAAAGTATTCGAGATACTGCCCCAGGTGGTGCTATGGCTGGATACGCGTTTATAAATGTAAAGGTAACTTTATTGTCAGCAGCATATAGGGAAGAGTCTTCTTCTGAAGTCGCTTATATTATCGCTGCCTCGGCCGCTTTCAGAGATGCATGTCAGAAGGCCGGAGTTGGTCTTTTAGAGCCAGTTATGGCACTAGAGGTTGTAACTCCAGTTGATTATACTGGAGACGTTATTTCAGACATCAATATGAAAAGAGGAAAAGTTCTTGCTATGAACGTTAAGCAGAATAAAGAAGTAGTTGAAGCAGAGGTACCTTTAGCTGAAATGTTTGGATATAGTACTGATTTGAGATCAAAAACTCAGGGCAGAGCAAGCTTTGCTATGAATTTTGATAAATATGAGTCAATTCCTTTAGAATTAGCAAAAGTAATACTTGAAAA
- the rpsG gene encoding 30S ribosomal protein S7, which translates to MSRKRKAPVRLVLPDPVYQDVVIAKCVNNLMSDGNKSAAEKILYGAMALVEKKTGEEPLKVFKKALSNIKPAVEVKSRRIGGATYQIPVEVRPNRRQSLALRWLREYSKKRGGKTMIDKLADEIIDASQGRGGAVKKREDVYKMAEANKAFAHLKW; encoded by the coding sequence ATGAGTAGAAAACGTAAAGCGCCGGTCAGGTTAGTACTACCAGATCCAGTGTATCAAGACGTAGTTATTGCAAAATGTGTAAATAATTTAATGTCAGATGGTAATAAATCAGCTGCAGAAAAAATTCTTTACGGTGCAATGGCATTAGTAGAAAAGAAAACAGGTGAAGAGCCTTTGAAAGTATTTAAAAAAGCACTTTCAAATATTAAACCAGCGGTTGAGGTTAAATCTCGTCGTATCGGTGGTGCTACTTACCAAATTCCAGTAGAAGTAAGACCTAACAGAAGACAATCTTTAGCCCTTAGATGGTTAAGAGAGTATTCTAAGAAAAGAGGTGGTAAAACAATGATTGATAAGCTTGCTGACGAAATCATTGATGCTTCTCAAGGTAGAGGTGGAGCTGTTAAGAAACGTGAAGACGTTTACAAAATGGCTGAAGCTAACAAGGCTTTTGCACACCTTAAGTGGTAA
- the rpsL gene encoding 30S ribosomal protein S12 yields the protein MPTINQLIRKGRTDKTTKTKSPALVACPQRRGVCTRVYTTTPKKPNSAMRKVCRVRLTSGFEVTSYIGGEGHNLQEHSIVLLRGGRVKDLPGVRYHTIRGALDATGVDKRGQRRSKYGCKKPKK from the coding sequence ATGCCTACAATTAATCAGTTGATCAGAAAAGGTCGAACAGATAAGACAACAAAAACAAAGTCACCTGCACTAGTTGCTTGTCCTCAAAGACGTGGTGTTTGTACAAGAGTTTATACAACAACTCCTAAGAAACCAAACTCGGCGATGAGAAAAGTATGTAGAGTAAGATTGACTTCTGGTTTTGAAGTTACTTCATACATTGGTGGAGAAGGACATAATCTTCAAGAGCATAGTATTGTTCTTTTAAGAGGTGGTAGAGTTAAAGATTTACCAGGTGTTCGTTACCATACAATTCGTGGAGCTCTTGATGCAACAGGTGTTGATAAAAGAGGTCAGAGACGTTCGAAGTACGGTTGTAAAAAACCAAAGAAGTAA
- the rpoC gene encoding DNA-directed RNA polymerase subunit beta', producing MKDLLNFFDKPKDPISVEAVSVKMASPDTIREWSFGEVKKPETINYRTFKPERDGLFCAKIFGPVKDYECICGKYKRMKHRGVVCEKCGVEVTLSKVRRERCGHIELAAPVAHIWFLRSLPSRLGALLNLTLKELEKVLYYEAFIVTASSSDGQDGGLEVGRVISEQQYYELKEQGIEFEAGMGGEIVKDMLRKIDLDLENKELRRGLKAATTEMARTKFVKRLKVVESILKSDNKPEWFMMDVVPVLPPDLRPLVPLEAGRFATSDLNDLYRRVINRNNRLKRLKELNAPEIIIRNEKRMLQEAVDALFDNGRRGKVFTGANKRPLRSLSDMLKGKQGRFRQNLLGKRVDYSGRSVIVVGPTLRLHQCGLPKLMALELFKPFIYNKLIELGHCTTIKVAKKMVDQQKEEVWNILEQVVQEHPVLLNRAPTLHRLGIQAFEPTLIEGKAIQLHPLVCTAFNADFDGDQMAVHVPLSLEAQIECRILAMSTNNILSPKDGSPIIVPSQDIVLGLYYMTRIRPYARGYGKVFASKEEAQFAYHSGNLHLQAPVKVRVDGRLIETSVGRTFIYDAIPSCLKYEDINKVLGKKELVALIDKAYRVGSEKETVLLADALMRLGYYQATKAGISINVHDMIIPEEKVNILNEAYGEVSKITEEYNEGSITNGERYNKIVDVWAQTGENLTKVMLERISVDTFTSDVEGEEDIHAPSFNALYMMANSGARGSAAQMRQLAAMRGLMAKPSGEIIETPITSNFREGLSVLEYFSSTHGARKGLADTALKTANSGYLTRRLVDVAQDGIIRNEDCDSQDGIVLTSTIEAGEIVEHVAERSMGRYTSSAILDESGKELFPRNYLLTEKDIEVLKEHDVDQIKVRSVLTCREKHGFCGACFGRDLARGTKVSMGEAVGVIAAQSIGEPGTQLTMRTFHVGGTATAGAQVNKTQVRTAGALSFDNVTVAQKADGSMIVMNKVGELLIKDARGSEKERYPAVYGAKIFFKEGEDVNIGDTIIEWDPFAIPLLSEVSGTIKYEHIIAGSTISEQTDSVTGLTQKVVVESKDPSVQPRISIVDENGNPIIVPGTKRHATYRLQVGANIMVNEGDQISVGDALSKLSRETTKTKDITGGLPRVAELFEARKPSNAAQISDVSGTIEFGPELRGNRRIIVKPEDGTDPVTYSVPKGRYVIVNEGDYIRAGEAIMDGPSNPHDILRVMGIKALARYIVDEIQEVYRLQGVKIDDKHIEVIVSQMLKKIEVLEPGDTNLVVGDSVTKTAFQEANEQAIADGYEPAKGRPMLLGITKASLTTDSFISAASFQETTKVLTQAALEGKADSLRGLKENVIMGRLIPAGSGISKYRDFEAVVEEEETKTVQESVTLMV from the coding sequence ATGAAAGACTTACTGAACTTTTTTGATAAACCAAAAGATCCAATCAGTGTAGAAGCCGTTTCTGTAAAGATGGCATCTCCTGACACAATTCGTGAATGGTCATTTGGTGAAGTTAAAAAGCCTGAAACTATTAACTACAGAACTTTTAAGCCAGAAAGAGATGGTCTTTTCTGTGCAAAAATTTTCGGACCTGTTAAAGATTACGAATGTATCTGTGGAAAATACAAAAGAATGAAGCACAGAGGTGTTGTTTGTGAAAAGTGTGGTGTTGAAGTTACACTTTCAAAAGTAAGAAGAGAGAGATGTGGTCATATTGAGCTTGCTGCTCCTGTTGCACACATTTGGTTCTTACGTTCACTACCATCTCGTCTTGGTGCACTACTTAACCTAACTTTAAAGGAACTTGAAAAAGTTCTTTATTATGAGGCTTTTATTGTTACAGCTTCATCTAGTGATGGACAAGATGGTGGACTTGAGGTTGGTAGAGTTATCTCTGAGCAACAATATTACGAATTAAAAGAGCAAGGAATTGAATTCGAAGCCGGTATGGGTGGAGAAATCGTAAAAGATATGCTTAGAAAAATCGACTTAGATCTTGAAAATAAAGAACTAAGAAGAGGATTGAAGGCCGCTACGACTGAGATGGCCAGAACTAAGTTTGTTAAAAGATTAAAAGTTGTTGAGTCAATTTTAAAATCTGATAATAAGCCAGAGTGGTTCATGATGGATGTTGTTCCTGTGCTGCCACCAGACTTAAGACCACTAGTTCCTCTAGAGGCCGGTAGATTTGCAACTTCTGATCTTAACGATCTTTATAGACGTGTTATCAATAGAAATAATCGTCTTAAGAGACTTAAAGAGTTAAATGCTCCTGAAATTATCATTAGAAACGAAAAGAGAATGCTTCAAGAAGCAGTAGATGCTCTTTTTGATAATGGAAGAAGAGGAAAGGTTTTTACTGGAGCTAATAAGCGTCCACTAAGATCACTTTCTGATATGTTAAAAGGTAAGCAAGGTCGTTTTAGACAAAACCTACTTGGTAAACGTGTTGACTATTCTGGTCGTTCGGTTATCGTTGTTGGTCCAACTCTAAGACTACATCAATGTGGATTACCTAAGCTAATGGCACTTGAACTTTTCAAGCCATTTATTTACAACAAATTAATTGAGCTTGGTCACTGTACAACTATTAAAGTTGCAAAGAAAATGGTTGATCAACAAAAAGAAGAGGTTTGGAATATCCTTGAGCAAGTTGTTCAAGAGCACCCTGTCCTTCTTAACCGTGCACCTACTCTTCACAGACTTGGTATTCAAGCATTTGAACCAACTCTTATTGAAGGTAAAGCTATTCAACTTCACCCGCTTGTTTGTACAGCCTTTAACGCTGACTTCGACGGTGACCAGATGGCAGTACACGTACCTCTTTCACTAGAGGCTCAAATTGAATGTAGAATTCTAGCAATGTCGACTAACAACATTCTTTCTCCAAAAGATGGATCTCCAATTATCGTTCCTTCTCAGGATATTGTTCTTGGTCTTTACTACATGACTAGAATTCGTCCATATGCAAGAGGTTATGGAAAAGTATTTGCTTCTAAAGAAGAGGCACAATTCGCTTATCACTCAGGAAACCTTCACTTACAAGCTCCTGTTAAAGTAAGAGTTGACGGAAGACTAATTGAAACTTCTGTCGGTAGAACATTTATCTACGATGCTATTCCAAGCTGTCTTAAGTATGAAGATATCAACAAAGTTCTCGGTAAGAAGGAACTAGTTGCTTTAATTGATAAGGCCTATAGAGTTGGTTCTGAAAAAGAAACTGTTCTTCTGGCGGATGCTTTAATGAGACTTGGTTATTATCAAGCAACTAAAGCAGGTATTTCAATTAACGTTCACGATATGATTATTCCAGAAGAGAAAGTAAATATTCTTAATGAAGCATATGGTGAAGTTTCAAAGATTACTGAAGAGTATAACGAAGGTTCGATTACGAATGGAGAAAGATACAACAAGATCGTTGATGTCTGGGCACAAACAGGTGAGAACTTAACAAAAGTTATGCTTGAAAGAATCTCAGTTGATACTTTTACAAGTGATGTTGAGGGTGAGGAAGATATTCATGCACCTTCATTTAATGCACTATATATGATGGCGAACTCTGGAGCGAGGGGTTCTGCAGCTCAGATGAGACAGTTAGCGGCGATGCGTGGTCTTATGGCCAAGCCATCTGGTGAAATTATTGAAACACCGATTACATCTAACTTCCGTGAAGGTTTATCGGTTCTTGAATACTTCTCTTCTACACACGGTGCTCGTAAAGGTCTTGCCGATACAGCGCTTAAAACAGCTAACTCTGGTTATCTAACTAGACGTCTAGTTGATGTTGCTCAAGATGGTATTATCAGAAATGAAGATTGTGATTCTCAGGACGGAATCGTTCTAACAAGTACAATTGAAGCTGGTGAGATTGTTGAGCATGTAGCAGAAAGATCAATGGGTAGATACACTTCTTCTGCAATCTTAGATGAAAGCGGAAAAGAACTTTTCCCAAGAAATTATCTACTAACAGAGAAAGATATTGAAGTTCTTAAAGAACACGATGTGGATCAGATTAAAGTTAGATCAGTTCTAACTTGTAGAGAAAAGCATGGTTTCTGTGGAGCGTGTTTTGGGCGTGACCTTGCGAGAGGAACAAAAGTATCAATGGGTGAAGCTGTTGGTGTTATTGCTGCTCAGTCAATTGGTGAGCCTGGTACACAGCTTACAATGCGTACTTTCCACGTTGGTGGTACTGCAACTGCAGGTGCACAAGTTAACAAGACTCAGGTAAGAACAGCTGGTGCTTTAAGTTTTGACAACGTTACTGTTGCTCAAAAAGCTGATGGCTCTATGATTGTTATGAATAAAGTTGGTGAGCTTCTAATTAAAGATGCTCGTGGATCTGAGAAAGAAAGATACCCAGCAGTTTATGGTGCGAAAATCTTCTTTAAAGAAGGTGAAGATGTAAATATCGGTGATACTATTATTGAATGGGACCCGTTTGCAATTCCACTTCTTTCAGAAGTTTCAGGTACGATTAAGTACGAGCATATTATTGCTGGTTCAACAATCAGTGAGCAAACAGATTCTGTAACGGGATTAACTCAGAAAGTTGTTGTTGAGTCTAAGGATCCATCTGTTCAGCCTAGAATTTCTATTGTTGACGAAAATGGAAATCCTATAATTGTTCCAGGAACAAAGAGACATGCAACTTATAGACTACAGGTTGGCGCAAACATTATGGTTAATGAGGGCGATCAAATTTCTGTAGGTGATGCACTATCTAAGTTATCTCGTGAAACAACTAAGACTAAAGATATTACAGGGGGTCTTCCAAGAGTTGCAGAACTTTTCGAAGCTAGAAAGCCATCAAACGCTGCTCAAATTTCAGATGTTTCAGGAACAATTGAGTTTGGACCAGAGCTTAGAGGTAATAGAAGAATTATCGTTAAGCCAGAAGATGGAACAGATCCTGTAACATATTCAGTTCCTAAGGGACGTTATGTAATTGTTAATGAGGGAGATTATATCCGTGCTGGTGAAGCAATTATGGATGGTCCTTCTAATCCACATGATATTTTAAGAGTTATGGGGATTAAAGCATTAGCACGTTACATTGTTGATGAGATCCAAGAGGTTTACCGTCTTCAAGGTGTTAAGATCGATGATAAGCATATTGAGGTAATTGTTTCTCAAATGCTTAAAAAGATTGAAGTTCTTGAGCCAGGCGATACTAATCTTGTGGTTGGAGATTCTGTTACTAAGACAGCTTTCCAAGAGGCTAATGAGCAAGCGATTGCAGATGGTTACGAGCCAGCAAAAGGGAGACCTATGCTACTTGGTATTACTAAAGCATCTCTTACTACAGATTCTTTCATCTCTGCGGCATCGTTCCAGGAGACTACAAAGGTTCTTACTCAAGCGGCTCTTGAAGGTAAAGCGGATTCACTTCGTGGTCTTAAAGAGAACGTTATTATGGGTAGACTAATTCCAGCAGGTTCGGGAATTTCGAAATATCGTGACTTTGAAGCGGTAGTAGAGGAAGAAGAGACAAAGACTGTGCAGGAATCTGTTACATTAATGGTATAA